From the Salmo trutta chromosome 25, fSalTru1.1, whole genome shotgun sequence genome, the window CACAGAGGTAGGAGAATACTGACCAGACCAGATCAGGAACAGGTTACTGAGAGGAGAATTCTCTGATATGCTAATGAAGGTGTATTACCCTAATACTACATCAATGTGTAATTTATCACATTCCTGCCTAAACAACTATTGTTTTCCTCACTTTATGACTCATTTTAGTTTCAGGGCAAAAAGCACAGCATTGGCTGCATCAACCGAGGAGTGCTGATGAAAGCAGAATGAACACACTGTTCCCATACATAAAGATAATTCAGTCAGCATTGACCATATTTTCTTTGAATACGTGTTGCAATTTACTTTGGAAAGGGAGGATGCTAATCTAATATGTAATAATCTAAAATCATGGAAAAACATTGACGagcttacatacagtatatagttaCATTGGATATCAGGGGAGGAGCTGACCATACATATGGTAAGATAAACACATTTTGACTTACCTGGAAGTCATTGGCTTTGTTGTAGTGCATGTTGAGGGCTCTGAACAGCTCAGAGTCTCTGCTGATGGACATGTCTTTCACATCATTGACCCCGTCCACTATGGCCTGGCGGGCAAACTTCTCCATCTGGATGTAGTAGAACTCCCGGAAGTTACTGAACCACTTGATGAGCTGAGAGGTGATGCACCGATTGAACTAGAGACACAAGGGGACAACAAGTTGAGAAAAATTTACTGACATCGTTTACGTGTCTTTATCGACCAAATAACCAAGTTGATGCAAGACGATCGAGAACCTACTCTGTGTCAAAACCGTGTCTTCTATCTTTTTCATATCCACTTACAAATCTGAGCTGGAATATAAATGTGTTGTTTTGGGTAAAACAAGTGAATAAAAATCTATATTCAGTATGTACATAGTcgacaatcacccaacctcaacccaattgagatggtttgggacgaATTGGACCtcagactgaaggaaaagcagccaacaagtgctcagcatatgtgggaactccttcaagactgttggaaaagcattcctcatgaagctcgttgagagaatgccaagagtgtgcaaagctgtcatcaaggcaaagggtgactactttgaagaatctaaaatctaaaatatattttggggttactacgtgattccatatgtgttatttcattgtttttgatgtcttcactattattctacaatgtagagaatagtacaaataaagtaaaacccttgaatgagtaggtgtgtccacattttgactagtactgtatgcaAGCAATATGGATTGTGTTGGTCTGTCATTTTATTCAACGTTAATTGCTCTGATCTTTTCCCACCAACTTACTGAATTAAAAAACATCTGTCAAAGCCGTGTGTTTCTAAACTCAGTCTTGACATTAGCCTGGTTATTCTATCTCTTCatccagaaagaaagaaaaaaacgcCCAAGGGCTGGGCAGGCATCAAAGACGTTTATTTTCTCTGCTGCTATCGGACAGTGAGAAAGCCACAGTGCAGCGCAAGGACAGAAGGAAGCTTCCCTCTCAGTGACTCTGCCTGATAGGATGGAATCAGACACCAGGATTAGAACTGTCTTTTGTTCAGTGCCACTTCCCACCACAGGGTCGTGGGCAAGGAGGAGACGCAGTGGGCTGCTGGCTGCAGGCCTCCCTTATGACCCTAGGGTCAGATAGAGTAGTGTGGAGGGCAGGCCTGGGCCCCAGACACAGACTGGCCCTAGCAGGACATGTACCGGCCACGGTGGaaggagaggggacaggagaggaaacACACAGGGCACACAGAAATACAGGATGCTGTGGTTAGGCCCAGTGCTCGCCTCACAGCCTGCGTGCGTGCATGTCTAAAACCTGCCCTGTACTGACGCAGAACAACAGTGGCTTTATTACAGTCTTTTGTCGCACCATTTGCTGACTAGAGTGGCTTTTTAAAGAAAGAACGCCCCTCTATCTCCCTAGTCTATACCCCAGGACATGCTACTGGCTTAACAGCTTTGTTTTTCTAAGCCATGTGTTCTTTTGTTTCCTTCCTCCGACCTACTGCTCATTCTGTCCCAAAAATACATCAACAAGTATTCTGCAGGCAAATAGGGTGAACATAGAACAAACCCATTAACATTAAATAACATAATGTTAATTAATATTGTGTTAGCTTACCTTGACATCGGGAAAGAAGGTTTTCAGCACATTGGAGCTGGGATAACGGGTGTAGAAGAACATCAGCTTAGCTTTCTTCAGATGGTTGGGGGTTAGGCCTTCCtgaatgtgtcaatgtgttaAGGCCACAAGTTCTGTCAGTCGATCACAATTAAATACAGTTCACATACACTGTAAAAAGTGTTAATAGATTAGAATACGGAATTGCCTCTTTCTCCAATTAAAATGAATGACACTAAATAACAGCTCTGTGGTAACCAGGAAGTCAATAATGACCCTACAACATTATGAACTAGATTAGGGATTTGAATTAGTCACTGCGGCTCTTACCCCTAATGCCTAGCGGTGGTGATGGTGATTGTTTGGGAAATGATTTGAATAGTAGCTAGTTTACTTGATCATTTGAAGACATCTTCCAGCTAGAAACGTTGCTTGAAGTATGATTTTTTTAGTATTAATCTGGTTCATCATGTTACAAATAAAATCATACCTATTCTATTCAACTAGATCTTCAGAGGCCTTTCTTTCTGTAGCCCACGGCCACGCTTTAGGTAATACTTCCTTATCAGCAGGTCACAGCACACTATACATTTATTAGGGAATCCTACCTTTGAAATAAGGAAGTTGGAATGAAAGATTGATGAGAAATTGTTCAAAGAGAACCACAGCTCTTTGTACAGTAAAGATAAAGCATATCCTCAGAGAGCCTAATACAATTCTTCTCCAAATCCTTACAACTAAGGACAATGACCACTTCTGACCACGGGCACAATCTTCACATCACTTAGAGTTGTTCAGTAGAGGTGAAAAAGAAAAATGGCACAGGAGTTGGCTTACTACAGTTTACCTGTGATGTGCCGGTAACATATCCAAAGATCAAACACTGCTAAACAGCAGCAGCAGGGGACTATTAGCATGTTTCTATCATAATGATTATGGAAATAATTATTAATATGTTTCGTTTGACAATGTGATTATATTAATTTATGATTAAAGCGATCATAATCATGATAAAATGCAGAGTGGTGTCATTGAATATACTCTCACTGGATTACATTTATTGTTGGAATGTTTTTCGTGTGTATAAACACATCTTTTGATGGCTGTGTATGTATCCTATATATACTCAAGAAGACAAGTGTTCTGGTAGGGAGGCACTTCTGCTTTCCACAGGCACTCAGCTCTGACCTTTCAGATGCACTCCTATCACACTGATGATAGAGAAATATATTCTGCACCTTTTCAAGTCTGAAAAAACACTGTTTCCTGGACAGAAACAGAAGCTTTCTCTGCCTTTGAAAATTGGCTTTTGTTCCTGACAATTCTTATCAAAGCTTTGTATTCCTTTTTATTTGTCTTTTTCTAGTCTTAAAGTCATTACTCTGCTCAGATTAAAGAAGATGCTATAATTTTATTTTGGGTTAGCGAGATCAAAGAAAAAATGATCCTTGAAGTCTGTATTAATGGAACTGCGCATGCTGCATTGAACGTCAACGAATCATTGTTCAATTGGGAAGGCAAAACAGAGGGAGTTTGTATAGTGAATTTTATAATGAATGTAGATACATAATATCAGATAACTCAATATTAGTAAACACATCTAGGATTATTAATACAGTGTACATAATGCTCTATGTCATTATGTCAGTGAAAGAAAATAGATATTCTATGGAGCATTTAATGCATACATCCATAGATTATATACTTATAAATGCAATTCTACATTACTAAATCTATATGCTGACAAATGTTAGCTGGAACACTACCACGCTATGAGATCTTTTAGGCCAGTAAAAGGATATATTCAGAGACATGTAGGAGTTTCTCTCTGCCATGCTCTGCATGTCCCCACACTCCATCTTGACGTGAGGGAGACACAGACTGTCCACGGTCACTGGTCCCAGGCCTGATGTGCGAGGGTGGTGGGTCAGGTGGCTGGATGTCACTTTGGACCTCATGGCGATGGCATCCCAGGGCAGCTCCACCGAGTCTGGGGAGGTTCTGCCCATGGATGGGGGCACGCATGGGAGACCTCCGAAGTTAGTGTGGGACCCGTATTTGAGGAGGTGTTCCAGGATTTGACTGTCATGGAGAGGTGTGCTGTAGTTAAACTGGAATGGAGACTGGTGTAAGGGGTAGGGCCTCTTCACCGTCGGGGTAACTGAGCTAAGCTGGCTTAGGAGCGGCTTACGGACCACAAGAgacagagcctcggtctgatcctCAGGGCTGCAAGGCTCAGTGCTCTCGTAGTACTCTAGAGCCTGGGGTTTGGCTGTCTCCTCAGTGTGTGATTGCTCCTGGTTACAGGCTACCTGGCTCTTCCTCTCAACTCCCACGTCGATGTTCTCCGGGGTGTGACACATGCGCTGATAAGATGACTGGTTGAGCCCCGTGGAGGAGAGTTTCTTGAACACCATATCTACACTCTCACTCACCGCTTTGGAGAGCTCATGCTTCAGAGTCTCCTGTAGGTTCTTGCCTTCCTTTTGATGTGTCAGAAAACTTCCGTCTTTCTTCACCCTGTCCTTACAGTCCCCTTTTGCTCTGTCATGCTTCCTCTCCAACTCCTCATCCATGTTTATACGGAACCCAGACTCTTTGCTTGCTGTGGTGTCATCATGTTTTGCGGTGCTGGCTGTGCCTGTGCCATCTCTGTCCTCACGCTCAGTGTCTTCCTGGTTATAAACCTGCAAGAACTTCTCCTGGAGCTGTCTCAGGAGCCTCTGCATGCTCTGGAGCTGCTCCTTGAGCTTGTGGCACTCTTCATCCTTACTGCTGCTgccactgctgctactgctgcctcTGTTAGCCGGTGCAGCAGCATTGAGACTGTGCTCCTGATGCTGGGGGAGCCTCTGTTTGCGTTTGTTCTCCCTGTAGGCCTCTCTAGCCTCCCTGGTGTCTGACACGGCCCTTTCACTGTCCCCATGGAGCCTGCTGTTGGGAGAGCCTGCCATGCCTCGGATGATGTTCTCCACACGGGCACGCTTGGCCTGGAGGTGATCACTCAGCGGCCTGTCCCCCTCAGGGCTGGCTCCGTTTGAGAGGTGACTGCCTGGGGATGCAAATTCCGCCGTGCTGTCCTTGGAGGAGACACTGCTCTGGTCCTCCTGACTGGAGTCAGCCATGGTGGAGCTGGACACAGCCGAGGTCGGTAGGTAGAAGTGGCTTTCGTCCAGAGCCCTCTTGTTTTGGACGGTTTTGCGCAGGAGGTGGGAAATGATGGATCCATTGGAGTATGAGGTTAGAGGCTCATCGTACATGTTTCTGCGGAAGCAGGGGATCATGAGCTCAGCCTTGTCATCCTCCACACCGACGTCACTGGGGTTGTGCATGTTCTGGTCGGGAAGGCTTAGGTTCATGCTCACTGTGAACCTTTTTATTGCTGTGTCGGGACACCTTAGAGTGAGTCACAATGAGATGAATGGACCACAGACTGCTCTGGATATGCAGGTATCTGAAAAGCAAAGGATAAAACCTGAATAGACCATAAATCTCTTATTCAGCACAGCATCTATAGCACAGGGTATATCTGTGAACAGTATGCAACACTTAACAATATTTGGGGTTCAAATTGTTGTGTTTTGGGGAAAGTAGAAAGCACAAGTACAAGTTAAACCTACAGAACATAGAGCAGAGGGCTTGCATCAGAACACTTCGGTTACTAAATGTCAATAGATAATGCTCCCTCATTTCTCTATTACATGCCACTTAAATGATATTCAACAGAGTTGTATATATATGAATGTATATAATCATGTTGGGAAACAATAATCTGCTTCTTCCATTATGCTTATGACACCTTAAAGAAGTGATGCACAGAAATAAACTGTTATTTAAAATAATTTTAAATATAATGTAATATGTGATCCTGCCATTTCATATTTAGAACTTGAAATTTAATCTGTGATCTTATAATCACTACCTCAGTTAACAAACTTGTTATTACATATTCATAGCATGGAATGGAATGGCAAGGGCCCGTAGATCATTATTTGAAGATCCTCAGATGTATAAGAGAAATCTCTAAGAAGTCAAGGCACAGGGGAGTGCACAGTTGTGTCTCCCTTTCATCTTGGGTTGGACATAGTCAATATGAATGATAAAAAGAATAACAGTTTCACTCATGAAAGGTATTATTTAATCAGAATATGAAAGGCAAGAAAAGAAAAGATTCTGAAAAAACACACAAAGGAtcaatctacagtaccagtcaaaagttttgacacacctactcattcgagggtttttctttatttttactattttctacgttgtagaataatcgtgaatacatcaacactatgaaataacacataaggaatcatgtagtaaccaaaaaagtattaaagaaatatattttatatttgagattcttcaaagtagccaccctttgccttgatgacagcattgcacactcatggcattctctcaaccagcttcat encodes:
- the prox2 gene encoding prospero homeobox protein 2, whose product is MNLSLPDQNMHNPSDVGVEDDKAELMIPCFRRNMYDEPLTSYSNGSIISHLLRKTVQNKRALDESHFYLPTSAVSSSTMADSSQEDQSSVSSKDSTAEFASPGSHLSNGASPEGDRPLSDHLQAKRARVENIIRGMAGSPNSRLHGDSERAVSDTREAREAYRENKRKQRLPQHQEHSLNAAAPANRGSSSSSGSSSKDEECHKLKEQLQSMQRLLRQLQEKFLQVYNQEDTEREDRDGTGTASTAKHDDTTASKESGFRINMDEELERKHDRAKGDCKDRVKKDGSFLTHQKEGKNLQETLKHELSKAVSESVDMVFKKLSSTGLNQSSYQRMCHTPENIDVGVERKSQVACNQEQSHTEETAKPQALEYYESTEPCSPEDQTEALSLVVRKPLLSQLSSVTPTVKRPYPLHQSPFQFNYSTPLHDSQILEHLLKYGSHTNFGGLPCVPPSMGRTSPDSVELPWDAIAMRSKVTSSHLTHHPRTSGLGPVTVDSLCLPHVKMECGDMQSMAERNSYMSLNIQEGLTPNHLKKAKLMFFYTRYPSSNVLKTFFPDVKFNRCITSQLIKWFSNFREFYYIQMEKFARQAIVDGVNDVKDMSISRDSELFRALNMHYNKANDFQVPDRFLEVAEITLQEFFNAISTAKDSDPSWKKAIYKVICKLDSDVPDEFKSSTCL